In Desulfosoma caldarium, the following are encoded in one genomic region:
- a CDS encoding aminoglycoside phosphotransferase family protein, with protein sequence MSTGGAEIHSVPGSVPEDGGVNMAALERRLLQWGYRLDGKGLRLLAGDGSDRLFYRLRQAHGSYVVLVSPRRKEPIDENDAVWHIGRHLHRIGVPVPGMLHADVHEGVFVFQDLGSVHLYDLVQRGPCRNRLRTLYREAVKVLVRCQRRAWKGFSSTWCHDGSHYDANFVYERELLYFRNAFLEGLMGLQPPPLEVDMDFQRLALKAGEDRFGLVFHRDFQSRNLMVFQGSMWVIDFQGMRFGPPEYDLAALLLDPYAMLPLWLREELVQLYWRHMKDLLGGSYTLFRERLATVALCRCFQFLAAFAYLGMVKRKRDFLRHIPAGWHRLQELLGGDLGAVYPGLCRYLQRSPVFEYLSERIGAAMEAQV encoded by the coding sequence ATGTCTACAGGAGGTGCGGAAATTCATTCCGTCCCGGGAAGTGTTCCAGAAGATGGCGGCGTGAACATGGCTGCCCTGGAAAGACGGCTCCTTCAATGGGGTTACCGTCTTGACGGCAAGGGCCTTCGGCTTCTGGCGGGGGACGGTTCCGATCGTCTTTTCTATCGGCTGCGTCAGGCGCATGGTAGCTATGTCGTCCTGGTGAGCCCTCGACGGAAGGAACCCATCGATGAAAACGACGCCGTCTGGCACATCGGAAGACACCTGCACAGGATTGGCGTTCCGGTTCCTGGCATGCTGCACGCCGATGTGCACGAAGGCGTCTTTGTCTTTCAGGACCTGGGATCGGTGCACCTTTACGATCTCGTGCAAAGAGGCCCATGCCGCAATCGGCTGAGAACCCTCTATCGCGAAGCCGTAAAAGTTCTGGTGCGATGCCAGCGCCGAGCCTGGAAAGGTTTTTCTTCGACCTGGTGCCATGACGGAAGCCACTACGACGCGAACTTTGTTTACGAAAGAGAACTGCTCTATTTTCGAAACGCCTTTCTGGAAGGGCTCATGGGTCTCCAGCCGCCACCTTTGGAAGTGGACATGGATTTCCAAAGGCTTGCTCTCAAGGCGGGAGAAGATCGTTTCGGGCTTGTCTTTCACAGGGATTTTCAAAGCCGTAACCTGATGGTATTTCAGGGGTCAATGTGGGTCATCGATTTTCAGGGCATGCGCTTTGGGCCTCCGGAATACGATCTGGCGGCGCTCCTTTTGGACCCTTACGCAATGCTGCCGCTTTGGTTAAGGGAAGAGCTGGTGCAGCTCTACTGGCGTCACATGAAGGACCTTCTTGGCGGCTCCTACACGCTCTTTCGCGAACGCTTGGCGACGGTGGCCCTGTGTCGATGCTTTCAGTTTCTTGCAGCGTTTGCCTATCTGGGCATGGTCAAGCGCAAACGGGATTTTTTAAGGCACATTCCCGCCGGATGGCACCGCCTTCAGGAACTTCTGGGCGGCGATCTTGGCGCAGTGTACCCTGGGCTTTGCCGTTACCTACAAAGGTCGCCTGTTTTCGAGTATCTTTCCGAAAGGATTGGTGCCGCCATGGAAGCCCAGGTTTAG
- a CDS encoding sugar phosphate nucleotidyltransferase codes for MHLMILAAGHGTRLRPLTYVRPKALCPVWGKPLLERWIRQAAEEGFRRVVVNAHHMSHKILDYFASHSWPIPVQVLVERDILGTGGGVRNALEMLDDAPLVVVNADVAAKVSLQSLVEKHRTQGAPATMLLCRSHRFDTVRVNAEGTMVTGFSPSTMAGQSGLWTFSGIHVVEPSALRSMDPGKPYHIIDLYEDWIARGTPPAAVCREHLWWTDMGSLESYWNLHTAYDRLPNDGACFLGISDSGVWVHPSATVASSARLRGAVVVGEASIVERGCVLDHVILWKGCRIEPETVLENCVVADGAVVSGRHRNTIFLPSAAPVPLGQTLDTPSPIRHSVGHFMGPG; via the coding sequence ATGCATCTCATGATTCTTGCCGCAGGCCATGGCACCCGCCTTCGACCTTTGACTTACGTTCGGCCCAAGGCCCTATGCCCCGTGTGGGGCAAGCCGCTTCTGGAACGCTGGATTAGGCAAGCGGCAGAGGAAGGCTTTCGGCGTGTCGTGGTCAATGCCCATCACATGTCTCACAAGATCCTAGACTACTTCGCGTCGCATTCATGGCCGATCCCCGTGCAGGTTCTTGTGGAACGAGACATCCTGGGCACAGGAGGAGGCGTGCGCAATGCCCTGGAGATGCTCGATGACGCTCCCCTGGTGGTCGTCAACGCCGATGTGGCGGCAAAGGTGTCTTTGCAAAGTCTTGTGGAAAAGCATCGAACCCAAGGCGCCCCCGCGACCATGCTCCTGTGCCGCTCCCATCGGTTCGATACGGTTCGTGTCAACGCAGAAGGCACCATGGTGACCGGTTTTTCCCCCTCGACCATGGCGGGCCAAAGTGGGTTATGGACCTTTTCGGGCATTCACGTCGTTGAGCCGTCCGCGCTGCGCTCCATGGACCCTGGAAAGCCTTATCATATCATCGACCTTTACGAGGACTGGATCGCCCGCGGAACACCTCCGGCAGCCGTCTGTCGAGAGCATCTATGGTGGACCGATATGGGATCTTTGGAAAGCTACTGGAATCTGCACACGGCCTATGATCGACTCCCCAACGATGGGGCCTGTTTTCTGGGTATTTCCGATTCTGGCGTGTGGGTGCACCCGTCGGCGACCGTGGCGTCTTCGGCACGGCTGCGTGGTGCGGTGGTGGTGGGTGAGGCCAGCATCGTGGAGAGAGGCTGCGTTCTTGATCATGTGATCCTTTGGAAAGGTTGTCGCATCGAGCCTGAAACGGTGCTGGAAAACTGCGTGGTTGCCGATGGGGCCGTGGTGTCCGGAAGGCATCGCAACACCATCTTCTTACCTTCCGCTGCCCCGGTCCCGCTGGGCCAAACCCTGGACACGCCTTCGCCGATTCGGCATTCCGTAGGGCATTTCATGGGTCCGGGGTGA
- a CDS encoding glycoside hydrolase family 3 N-terminal domain-containing protein, with protein sequence MTLSQSLDNDTGQHLFLGFEGTEWTASLQEWLHALRPGGLVLFRRNVVDTDQITALIREANAWAKKALGRPLVWAVDEEGGSVQRLAALLGPAPSALELAKAGDEALRSHVVHTARGLHRLGIHLNLAPVLDVVASSKDHFLKSRSLGHAFEEVARLGSLWIRCLQDHGVAATAKHFPGLGTARLDPHDQLPRVEAQAAAKARQDLIPFYRAVQTGVRAVMTSHAVYAFWDPDWPGTLSWKINRGLLRDRWHFQGVLLSDDLDMKAIGGRYEPETIVRHSLLATVDGFLVCQEAHSAEVFARALYDGIRRHRDLQEAHRRSLNRLQALTPSLF encoded by the coding sequence ATGACACTTTCACAGTCACTCGACAACGACACCGGGCAGCACCTGTTTTTGGGATTTGAAGGAACCGAATGGACGGCGTCGCTTCAAGAATGGCTGCACGCCTTGCGCCCTGGTGGGTTGGTGCTTTTTCGTCGCAACGTCGTCGACACCGATCAGATCACGGCCTTGATTCGTGAAGCCAACGCCTGGGCCAAAAAGGCTTTGGGACGGCCCCTTGTGTGGGCCGTGGACGAAGAAGGCGGCTCGGTGCAGCGCCTTGCCGCCCTCTTGGGTCCGGCGCCTTCGGCTCTTGAACTGGCAAAGGCCGGGGACGAGGCGCTTCGCTCGCACGTTGTGCACACGGCCCGAGGGCTTCATCGCTTAGGCATCCATCTAAACCTGGCTCCGGTGCTCGATGTGGTGGCCTCGTCAAAGGACCACTTTCTCAAATCCCGATCCTTGGGACACGCCTTCGAGGAAGTAGCGCGGCTCGGATCCCTCTGGATTCGCTGCCTGCAAGACCATGGCGTCGCCGCGACGGCAAAGCATTTTCCGGGACTGGGCACGGCACGTCTGGATCCCCACGACCAACTTCCACGAGTGGAGGCGCAGGCGGCAGCCAAAGCGCGCCAGGACCTGATCCCTTTTTACCGAGCCGTACAAACTGGGGTCCGCGCCGTAATGACGTCCCATGCGGTGTATGCATTTTGGGATCCGGACTGGCCCGGAACACTTTCCTGGAAAATCAATCGCGGACTGTTACGAGACCGATGGCACTTTCAAGGCGTGCTTCTTTCCGACGATTTGGACATGAAGGCCATCGGTGGGCGTTATGAACCGGAAACCATTGTGCGCCACAGCCTTCTGGCCACAGTGGATGGGTTTTTGGTTTGCCAGGAGGCGCACAGCGCGGAAGTCTTCGCCAGGGCCCTCTACGACGGCATTCGACGTCATCGAGATTTGCAAGAAGCCCATCGGCGGTCCTTGAATCGGCTTCAAGCCTTGACACCATCTTTGTTTTGA
- the alaC gene encoding alanine transaminase — translation MNFNIDQFTRMRRLPPYVFAQVNALKMERRRAGEDIIDLGMGNPDVPTPQHIVDKLVEAAQKPHNHRYSASRGITKLRHAIADWYKRRYDVDVDPETEAVVTIGAKEGLSHLVLALINPGDVVFSPNPTYPIHPYSVIIAGGDLRSIPIGPDRDFFEDLQIAAKQTWPRPKMLIISFPHNPTTAVVDLSFFEKVVAFAKDHHLMVIHDLAYADLVFDGYAAPSILQVPDAKDVAVEFFSMSKSYSMAGWRVGFCVGNREMVGALTRIKSYLDYGIFQPIQIAAIIALNGDQSCVQHIVNIYRSRRDVLVDGLRRIGWHISKPKGTMFAWAPIPDRFRAMGSVEFSKFLIEKAKVAVSPGLGFGEYGDDHVRFALVENEMRIKQAIRGIRKAFQDA, via the coding sequence ATGAATTTCAACATCGATCAATTTACTCGCATGCGCCGTCTGCCGCCTTATGTGTTCGCGCAAGTCAATGCGCTGAAGATGGAAAGGCGAAGAGCCGGCGAAGACATTATCGATCTCGGCATGGGTAACCCGGACGTGCCGACCCCGCAACACATCGTGGACAAGCTGGTGGAAGCGGCCCAAAAGCCTCACAACCACCGTTACTCGGCGTCCCGAGGCATCACGAAGCTGCGCCATGCCATCGCGGACTGGTACAAGCGTCGTTATGACGTGGATGTGGATCCTGAGACGGAGGCGGTGGTGACCATTGGGGCAAAGGAAGGGCTTTCCCATCTCGTGCTGGCCCTGATCAACCCCGGCGATGTGGTCTTTTCTCCCAATCCGACGTATCCCATCCATCCCTATTCGGTGATCATCGCGGGCGGAGACCTGCGCTCCATTCCCATCGGGCCGGACCGGGACTTCTTTGAAGACCTTCAAATCGCCGCCAAGCAAACGTGGCCGCGCCCCAAAATGCTCATCATTTCCTTTCCACACAACCCCACGACGGCCGTGGTGGATTTGTCCTTTTTTGAAAAAGTGGTGGCTTTCGCCAAGGACCACCACCTCATGGTCATTCACGACCTGGCCTATGCAGACCTCGTCTTTGACGGCTATGCGGCTCCGAGCATTTTGCAGGTTCCGGACGCCAAGGACGTGGCGGTGGAGTTCTTTTCCATGTCCAAAAGTTACAGCATGGCCGGATGGCGTGTCGGTTTTTGCGTGGGCAACCGGGAAATGGTCGGAGCTCTAACTCGGATCAAGAGTTATCTGGACTACGGCATCTTTCAGCCCATTCAAATCGCCGCCATCATCGCGCTCAATGGGGATCAAAGCTGCGTTCAGCACATCGTAAACATTTACCGCTCTCGACGAGATGTGCTGGTGGATGGATTGCGACGCATCGGCTGGCACATATCCAAACCCAAAGGCACCATGTTTGCGTGGGCCCCCATACCCGACCGGTTTCGAGCCATGGGGTCCGTGGAATTTTCCAAATTCCTCATCGAAAAAGCCAAAGTGGCCGTGTCTCCTGGTCTAGGATTCGGAGAGTACGGAGACGACCACGTGCGGTTTGCCCTTGTGGAAAACGAAATGCGCATCAAACAGGCCATTCGTGGCATTCGCAAAGCCTTTCAAGACGCGTGA
- a CDS encoding homoserine dehydrogenase: MMDSIRIGLIGWGTVGCGMLQTLRENAKEIQARVGVRMDVVRVADLDLDSPRPVSVDPHLLTRSAQDILDDPSIHIVVELIGGLEPARSFIMKALEKGKHVVTANKALLAHHGNEIFAQAAKCGRSVGFEASVAGGIPLLKAIREGLSANRLDTLFGILNGTANYILTRMTEDGLPFAQALAEAQRHGYAEADPSLDVDGIDTAHKLAIASAMSFGTSIRLDKVYVEGIRDIDLLDVQFASEFGYRLKLLAIARNTNGLVELRVHPTLIPERHVLASVRGAYNAVHIHGNAVGNIMLYGLGAGMLPTGSAVVADLVDLARDMTLGIVHRVPPLGFLPEYSSEMPVKPMDDVVTRYYFRFSAVDRPGVLSKISGVLGANQISIAAVIQKGREVEGAVPIVMLTHEAVEKDVRRSLEAIDRLDIVRGPTKLLRIEDRTDNAVASA, from the coding sequence ATGATGGATTCCATACGCATCGGTCTCATCGGTTGGGGCACCGTCGGATGCGGCATGTTGCAGACATTGAGGGAAAATGCCAAAGAAATTCAAGCGCGCGTGGGGGTTCGCATGGACGTGGTTCGTGTGGCCGATCTCGACCTGGACAGCCCCAGGCCGGTGTCCGTCGATCCCCACCTTCTGACCCGTTCGGCGCAGGACATTTTGGACGACCCCTCCATTCATATTGTGGTGGAACTCATTGGCGGCCTAGAACCCGCCCGATCGTTCATCATGAAAGCCCTGGAAAAGGGCAAGCATGTGGTGACGGCCAACAAGGCTTTGCTGGCCCATCACGGCAACGAAATCTTTGCTCAGGCCGCCAAGTGCGGGCGATCCGTGGGTTTTGAAGCCTCTGTCGCCGGCGGCATTCCGTTACTTAAAGCCATTCGAGAGGGACTCAGCGCCAACCGACTGGATACGCTTTTTGGCATATTGAACGGCACGGCCAACTACATTCTCACGCGCATGACGGAAGATGGCCTGCCGTTTGCGCAGGCTCTGGCTGAAGCCCAACGCCACGGCTATGCCGAAGCGGACCCTTCCCTCGATGTTGACGGCATCGACACCGCCCACAAGCTGGCCATTGCCAGCGCTATGAGTTTTGGCACATCCATCCGATTGGACAAGGTTTATGTGGAAGGCATTCGAGACATTGATTTACTGGATGTGCAGTTCGCGTCGGAATTCGGATACCGCCTCAAACTCCTGGCCATAGCCCGAAATACGAACGGTCTCGTGGAGCTTCGCGTGCATCCCACGCTGATTCCCGAACGCCATGTGCTGGCGAGCGTGCGCGGAGCCTACAACGCCGTTCACATTCACGGCAATGCCGTCGGCAACATCATGCTCTACGGACTAGGTGCCGGCATGCTGCCCACAGGCAGCGCCGTGGTGGCCGATCTTGTGGACCTGGCTCGGGACATGACTCTGGGAATTGTTCATCGCGTACCCCCTTTGGGTTTTCTTCCAGAATACAGCTCGGAAATGCCCGTCAAACCCATGGACGACGTGGTCACCCGCTATTACTTTCGGTTTTCCGCCGTGGATCGACCGGGGGTTTTGTCAAAAATCTCCGGCGTTCTCGGGGCCAATCAGATCAGTATTGCCGCCGTGATTCAAAAAGGTCGGGAGGTGGAAGGGGCCGTGCCCATCGTCATGCTGACCCACGAAGCCGTGGAAAAGGATGTGCGCCGATCCTTGGAAGCCATAGATCGCTTGGACATCGTGCGCGGACCCACGAAACTGCTTCGCATTGAAGACAGAACGGACAACGCTGTTGCCAGCGCCTAA
- a CDS encoding cofactor-independent phosphoglycerate mutase gives MKTKYVILVGDGMGDYPLASLEGRTPLEVSHTPAMTHLARIGEIGTVQTIPEGMEPGSDIANMALLGYDPAVYHTGRAPLEAASLGVHLGPADVAFRCNLVTLKQDDEGTERMEDYSAGHISTAEAHEIIGALQEACEGLPLKLYAGVSYRHVLVWSGGPTDLLTTPPHDILGEPTAGYKRVYDTTDVLRIFTQRCRDMLAQHPVNRRRRDVGLKQANAVWLWGQGKAPSMPSLQDLFGLRGVVISAVDLLKGLGIYAGLEPVHVPGATGYLDTNYAGKVDAALKALQDMDFAFVHVEAPDEASHEGSLTKKVQAIEDFDAKVVGPMVQGLAAYARCHVLVAGDHLTPLSVRTHVPDPSLYALFKGNVATALAEDEKIVFCETAARESRRHMESAVALFHRFVNAHHGS, from the coding sequence ATGAAAACGAAATACGTGATTCTGGTCGGAGACGGAATGGGTGACTATCCGCTGGCTTCCCTTGAAGGTCGCACACCGTTGGAAGTCTCCCATACACCGGCCATGACGCATCTTGCTCGAATCGGCGAAATCGGCACGGTGCAGACCATCCCTGAAGGCATGGAACCGGGAAGCGATATCGCCAACATGGCTCTACTCGGCTACGACCCGGCTGTGTATCACACCGGTCGAGCACCCCTGGAAGCAGCCAGCCTGGGCGTGCATCTCGGCCCTGCGGACGTGGCGTTTCGCTGTAACCTGGTGACCTTGAAACAAGACGATGAGGGCACGGAACGCATGGAAGACTATTCGGCCGGTCATATCTCTACGGCCGAAGCCCACGAAATCATTGGCGCGTTACAAGAAGCCTGCGAAGGGTTGCCTCTGAAGCTTTATGCCGGTGTGAGTTATCGCCATGTGCTGGTCTGGTCAGGCGGCCCCACGGATCTGCTCACCACACCGCCCCACGACATTCTTGGAGAACCCACGGCTGGCTACAAGAGAGTCTATGACACAACGGATGTTCTGAGAATCTTCACTCAGCGGTGCCGAGACATGCTTGCTCAGCATCCCGTTAATCGGCGTCGTCGGGACGTGGGTCTAAAACAAGCCAATGCCGTGTGGCTCTGGGGACAGGGAAAAGCGCCGTCCATGCCCTCCCTTCAGGATCTGTTCGGACTTCGCGGCGTTGTCATTTCCGCCGTGGACCTTCTCAAAGGCCTGGGCATTTATGCAGGACTGGAACCGGTGCACGTTCCGGGAGCCACGGGATATCTTGACACGAACTATGCCGGCAAGGTGGATGCGGCCTTAAAGGCGCTTCAGGATATGGACTTCGCTTTCGTTCACGTGGAAGCGCCCGACGAAGCCAGCCACGAAGGAAGCCTGACCAAGAAGGTGCAAGCCATTGAAGACTTCGATGCCAAAGTCGTGGGTCCCATGGTGCAAGGCCTGGCGGCTTACGCTCGATGTCATGTGCTTGTGGCCGGCGATCATCTGACGCCCTTGAGTGTTCGCACACATGTACCGGATCCCTCCCTATACGCCTTGTTTAAGGGAAACGTTGCCACGGCGCTTGCTGAGGATGAAAAGATCGTTTTTTGCGAAACCGCAGCTCGAGAATCCAGGCGGCACATGGAAAGCGCCGTCGCGCTCTTCCATCGTTTTGTGAACGCGCACCATGGATCCTAA
- a CDS encoding acyl-CoA thioesterase, which translates to MTTQSTRARLRVLYGDTDAMGQAYYGQYMRWFEAGRAEWFRHQGTTYRRLEEQGIFLPVIEAHCRYMRPAFYDDVLEVETFFHFPGPARLRFDYRIHRHDPPQLLAQGYTVHVCVNRERKPLKPPAWLRDLLSSKAVDPADPSAE; encoded by the coding sequence ATGACAACCCAGAGCACGCGAGCCCGCCTGCGCGTCCTCTACGGTGACACGGACGCCATGGGACAGGCCTACTACGGCCAGTACATGCGCTGGTTCGAAGCGGGGCGTGCCGAATGGTTCCGACACCAGGGCACCACGTACCGCCGTCTGGAAGAGCAAGGCATTTTCCTACCGGTCATCGAAGCCCACTGCCGGTACATGCGTCCTGCCTTTTACGACGACGTCCTGGAAGTGGAAACGTTCTTTCATTTTCCCGGTCCGGCCAGACTCCGCTTTGACTACCGCATCCATCGACACGATCCCCCGCAACTCTTGGCTCAAGGTTACACGGTCCACGTGTGCGTCAACCGAGAAAGAAAACCGCTCAAGCCCCCCGCCTGGCTTCGAGACCTGCTTTCTTCCAAAGCTGTCGATCCCGCAGACCCCTCAGCGGAATGA
- the hisA gene encoding 1-(5-phosphoribosyl)-5-[(5-phosphoribosylamino)methylideneamino]imidazole-4-carboxamide isomerase codes for MIIYPAIDLKEGQCVRLKQGDMARATIYGTDPVAIARHWEAQGAQWLHVVDLDGAFAKTPKNRDVIGAIVKAVSIPVQLGGGLRSMETLQHYIDLGVRRLILGTWALRDPKVVETACQRFPGRIALGIDARHGYVAVEGWTETTQVDAVAFAQRFDQVGLSAIIYTDIQRDGMQSGVNVVATRRLCAALTTPVIASGGVASWDDIQALLPLVPLGLDGVISGKALYTGTLNLQEALQRLKSLKTSS; via the coding sequence ATGATCATCTATCCCGCCATCGACCTCAAGGAAGGACAATGTGTTCGGCTCAAGCAAGGGGACATGGCTCGAGCCACCATTTACGGAACGGACCCCGTGGCCATCGCTCGCCATTGGGAAGCCCAGGGAGCGCAATGGCTTCATGTGGTGGATCTGGACGGTGCCTTTGCCAAGACCCCCAAAAATCGAGACGTTATCGGCGCCATTGTTAAGGCGGTCTCCATTCCCGTGCAGTTGGGAGGAGGGCTGCGAAGCATGGAAACACTGCAGCACTACATCGACCTTGGCGTGCGCCGCCTCATTCTGGGCACATGGGCCCTTCGGGATCCTAAAGTGGTGGAAACGGCCTGCCAACGGTTTCCGGGACGCATCGCCCTGGGCATCGATGCCCGCCATGGGTATGTGGCGGTGGAAGGATGGACGGAAACGACCCAGGTGGATGCCGTGGCCTTTGCCCAACGCTTTGACCAGGTGGGACTAAGTGCCATCATTTACACGGACATTCAAAGGGACGGCATGCAATCTGGGGTCAACGTGGTAGCGACGCGACGACTCTGCGCTGCCCTCACCACGCCCGTGATCGCCTCTGGCGGCGTCGCCTCCTGGGACGACATACAGGCCTTGCTTCCCCTCGTCCCCTTGGGGCTTGACGGCGTCATTAGCGGCAAGGCGCTCTACACCGGAACGCTAAATCTTCAGGAAGCCCTTCAACGCCTTAAATCTCTAAAGACCTCTTCGTAG
- a CDS encoding GatB/YqeY domain-containing protein yields MELLEKIEQALKDAIKGQDEDKRNTMRMLLTAIKNKEKELLRQPTESEIHQLIARAIKQRKDSIEQFLRGGRNDLAEKEKKEIEILQSFLPKPLEAEALTALVAEAIRETGAASLKDVGKVMKVLMPRVAGRADGKTVQEMVRARLGAS; encoded by the coding sequence GTGGAATTGTTGGAAAAGATCGAACAGGCTTTGAAAGACGCCATAAAAGGCCAAGACGAAGACAAGCGAAACACCATGCGCATGCTCCTCACCGCCATCAAGAACAAAGAAAAAGAGCTTCTGCGTCAACCGACGGAGTCGGAGATTCATCAACTTATTGCCAGGGCTATCAAGCAGCGCAAAGATTCCATCGAGCAGTTCCTGCGCGGCGGACGCAACGACTTGGCGGAAAAGGAAAAAAAGGAAATAGAAATTCTTCAATCTTTTTTGCCAAAACCCTTGGAAGCGGAAGCGCTCACCGCCCTCGTCGCGGAAGCAATTCGCGAAACGGGAGCCGCTTCACTCAAGGATGTGGGCAAGGTCATGAAAGTGCTCATGCCTCGAGTGGCGGGCCGGGCCGACGGCAAGACGGTGCAGGAAATGGTTCGAGCCCGTCTCGGCGCCTCGTGA
- the dnaG gene encoding DNA primase yields MTTSDAATRIKQAVDILDLIGSVVPLRRLGTRYVGLCPFHREKTPSFHVDVAHGLFYCFGCGAGGDVITFAMRHWNLTFAEAVKALAGRYHVPLPEEVLGSSKKKPEDLSAMAQVLELACEFFVHRLRHREQGRVAREYLARRGLSPELVQEHRLGYAPPGWNHLIRHLQSKGIDPELVVRSGLAVRSDKGTVYDRFRHRLIFPITAPNGSLVAFGGRSLDDTEPKYLNSPETALYHKGRTLYQYATAMEACRATRQVILVEGYMDLLAFHARGFRRVVATLGTALTPHQVRLLQRLADEVILVYDGDASGQKAMLRALPLFLRQGLAASCVTLPLGMDPDDYLKAHGLDAFTALLGTRRELLHFAVDAIASTWNGTSQDKVRVVKECADLVSDVQDPVLREDMARLLGMRLFLSEHAVLQHFSRVPKTASMPRTLSGSRTAAAKATSVQVPSAEETILRLIMQHPTLAEHAQSLGVLEYLEPSSVATILEALLRQGTWKTLDEGSSVAMTLPDEPSKTLWARLMMEKDENTLDENAARLLLEERIHSLRIRHERKNLEEIRAALVDADGSGDHLARKKLLEEYRALCAAQRRG; encoded by the coding sequence GTGACCACATCGGATGCGGCAACGCGAATCAAGCAGGCTGTAGACATTTTGGACCTCATCGGAAGCGTGGTTCCGCTGAGGCGCCTCGGCACTCGGTACGTAGGCCTGTGCCCTTTTCACAGGGAAAAAACGCCTTCCTTTCACGTGGATGTCGCGCATGGGCTCTTTTATTGCTTCGGCTGCGGAGCCGGAGGAGATGTCATCACCTTTGCCATGCGTCATTGGAACCTGACGTTCGCGGAAGCCGTCAAAGCGCTGGCCGGCCGCTATCATGTGCCACTGCCCGAAGAGGTTTTGGGTTCTTCCAAGAAAAAACCCGAGGACCTTTCGGCGATGGCTCAGGTGCTGGAGTTGGCCTGCGAGTTTTTTGTCCATCGACTGCGGCATCGGGAACAGGGGCGTGTGGCCAGAGAATACCTTGCGAGACGAGGGCTTTCACCCGAACTGGTGCAGGAGCACCGTCTCGGCTACGCCCCTCCTGGATGGAACCACCTGATACGACATCTTCAATCCAAGGGAATCGACCCGGAACTGGTGGTGCGATCAGGGCTCGCGGTACGGTCGGACAAAGGCACCGTTTACGATCGATTTCGTCACCGCCTCATCTTTCCCATCACCGCACCGAACGGCTCACTTGTGGCCTTTGGAGGCCGCAGTCTGGACGACACGGAACCCAAATATCTAAACAGTCCGGAAACGGCGCTCTACCACAAGGGCCGCACCCTGTACCAGTACGCCACCGCCATGGAGGCGTGCCGAGCCACACGACAGGTAATTCTCGTGGAAGGCTATATGGATCTTCTAGCCTTTCACGCTCGAGGTTTTCGCAGGGTCGTGGCCACCCTGGGCACGGCCCTGACGCCGCACCAAGTCCGGCTCTTGCAACGGCTGGCGGACGAAGTCATCCTGGTCTACGATGGGGATGCATCCGGCCAGAAGGCCATGCTTCGAGCCCTGCCACTCTTTCTACGCCAAGGACTGGCCGCCAGCTGCGTCACGTTGCCCCTAGGCATGGACCCAGATGACTACCTCAAGGCGCACGGCTTGGACGCCTTTACAGCCCTGCTGGGAACGCGGCGTGAATTGCTGCATTTCGCCGTCGACGCCATCGCCTCCACCTGGAATGGCACTTCTCAAGACAAGGTCCGTGTGGTCAAGGAATGCGCCGACCTTGTGAGCGACGTGCAGGATCCCGTGCTCCGTGAAGATATGGCCCGTCTTCTAGGAATGCGATTGTTTCTGTCGGAACACGCGGTGCTCCAGCATTTTTCACGCGTTCCCAAAACGGCTTCAATGCCCCGCACCCTCTCGGGCTCGAGGACGGCGGCCGCAAAGGCCACCTCCGTGCAGGTGCCATCTGCGGAAGAGACAATTCTTCGATTGATCATGCAGCATCCTACCCTCGCCGAACACGCTCAGAGCCTCGGGGTTCTGGAATACCTTGAGCCGTCTTCTGTGGCCACGATTCTGGAGGCTCTGCTTCGGCAAGGAACATGGAAGACCCTTGATGAGGGTTCATCGGTAGCCATGACGCTTCCCGACGAGCCAAGCAAGACCCTGTGGGCGCGCTTGATGATGGAAAAAGACGAAAACACTTTGGATGAAAACGCCGCGCGGCTCCTTTTGGAAGAAAGGATTCACAGCTTGCGCATTCGCCATGAGAGAAAAAATCTTGAGGAGATTCGAGCCGCACTGGTTGATGCGGATGGTTCGGGCGATCACCTCGCTCGAAAAAAACTCTTGGAGGAGTACCGAGCCCTTTGCGCGGCGCAAAGAAGGGGTTAA